In Luteitalea sp. TBR-22, one genomic interval encodes:
- the flgL gene encoding flagellar hook-associated protein FlgL codes for MYRVTNNTIFRNSLNDIQSTAEAFARAQQQVSSGRRIQQASDDPSAAAAGLRERAEIRATDRYRDANDSVDSRLRVTDSVLSDIISSITTAQTKAAQGRTTILTPAQREAVALEIEGAKEAIFTAINTSYRGIYLFAGADTSSAPYTKAGTTVSAYQGDSTVVQVDVSRTSSAAVTVDGGSLLQGGGGNVFQTLDALAAAVRAGNMSGIDGGLQDLQATFDSVTAAQGKVGATLSALPAEKLRLDELRRASDTRRSQAEEISLAEAISEMTRAQQAQQAAIAAAGQNQKRSLMDYL; via the coding sequence ATGTACCGCGTCACCAACAACACGATCTTCCGCAACTCGCTCAACGACATCCAGTCGACGGCCGAGGCCTTCGCCCGCGCCCAGCAGCAGGTGTCGTCGGGGCGCCGCATCCAGCAGGCCAGCGACGACCCGTCGGCGGCCGCCGCCGGGCTGCGCGAGCGCGCCGAGATCCGCGCCACCGATCGGTATCGCGACGCCAACGACTCGGTCGACTCGCGCCTCCGCGTCACCGACTCGGTGCTCTCCGACATCATCTCGAGCATCACCACCGCCCAGACCAAGGCGGCGCAGGGACGCACCACCATCCTGACGCCGGCGCAGCGCGAGGCCGTGGCGCTCGAGATCGAGGGCGCCAAGGAAGCCATCTTCACGGCCATCAACACCAGCTACCGCGGCATCTACCTGTTCGCCGGTGCCGACACCTCGTCGGCGCCCTACACCAAGGCGGGCACCACCGTCTCGGCGTACCAGGGCGACAGCACCGTCGTGCAGGTCGACGTCTCCCGCACCTCGTCGGCGGCGGTGACCGTCGACGGCGGCAGCCTGCTGCAGGGCGGTGGCGGCAACGTGTTCCAGACGCTTGACGCGCTGGCGGCCGCCGTCCGCGCCGGCAACATGTCGGGCATCGACGGTGGCCTGCAGGACCTGCAGGCCACGTTCGACAGTGTGACGGCCGCGCAGGGCAAGGTCGGCGCCACCCTGAGCGCGCTGCCGGCCGAGAAACTCCGCCTCGACGAACTGCGGCGGGCCAGCGACACGCGCCGATCGCAGGCCGAGGAGATCAGCCTCGCCGAAGCCATCTCCGAGATGACGCGCGCCCAGCAGGCCCAGCAGGCCGCCATCGCTGCCGCGGGCCAGAACCAGAAGCGCTCGCTCATGGACTACCTGTGA
- the flgK gene encoding flagellar hook-associated protein FlgK, protein MSLFGMLGMTSKALDAQRFGLDVTGNNLANVNTPGYTKRVADFGAVPPPDRFSAGIGVEVLGVRSMRDRLYDQRLYDESPLEQQQSAMAESLGLVEVALGKPGSSVDADLEDFFDAFAELAEAPTSATARQQVLSEGEALARAFNGMASRLTDAAKATDQRVIEDVESINELTTRIAALNKSIGSSPSSQTLHLRDEQTEAIKELSGILGTQVLELADGTVQISTRSGRPLVVGADSYALAAVAGMPSGYARVQAADGTDITLELTDGHLGGELHVRDTDIPGYQAQLDELAYAVATEVNTLHATGYDLNGNPGGNFFTPPTGVAGAAAALRMDATLMANPSLVAAAGIPSSGDNQVARKLADLRDASIVNGDTPAEAWTALVYDVGSDVSRAEAEQASRQEIVNQIEQLRDSVSGVSIDEEAAMMLRYQRAYEANARFFSVIDQTIETLLSLKR, encoded by the coding sequence ATGTCGCTGTTCGGCATGCTCGGGATGACGTCCAAGGCCCTCGACGCCCAGCGCTTCGGGCTGGACGTGACGGGGAACAACCTGGCCAACGTCAACACGCCCGGTTACACCAAGCGCGTCGCCGACTTCGGCGCGGTGCCGCCTCCCGACCGGTTCTCGGCCGGCATCGGCGTCGAGGTGCTCGGCGTGCGCTCGATGCGCGATCGGCTGTACGACCAGCGCCTGTACGACGAGTCACCGCTCGAACAGCAGCAGTCGGCGATGGCCGAGTCCCTGGGACTGGTCGAGGTCGCCCTCGGCAAGCCGGGAAGCTCGGTCGATGCCGATCTGGAAGACTTCTTCGACGCGTTCGCGGAACTCGCCGAGGCGCCCACGTCGGCCACCGCCCGCCAGCAGGTCCTGTCGGAAGGCGAGGCGCTGGCGCGCGCGTTCAATGGCATGGCCAGCCGCCTGACCGATGCGGCCAAGGCCACCGACCAGCGCGTCATCGAGGACGTCGAGAGCATCAACGAGCTCACCACCCGCATCGCCGCCCTGAACAAGTCGATCGGCTCGTCGCCCTCGTCGCAGACGCTGCACCTGCGCGACGAGCAGACCGAGGCCATCAAGGAGCTGTCGGGCATCCTGGGGACACAGGTGCTCGAACTGGCCGACGGGACCGTGCAGATCTCGACGCGCAGCGGCCGGCCCCTCGTGGTCGGCGCCGACAGCTACGCGCTGGCCGCCGTCGCGGGCATGCCGTCGGGCTACGCGCGCGTGCAGGCGGCCGACGGGACCGACATCACGCTCGAACTGACCGACGGCCACCTCGGTGGTGAACTGCACGTCCGCGACACCGACATCCCAGGCTATCAGGCGCAGCTCGACGAGCTGGCCTACGCGGTGGCCACCGAGGTCAACACCCTGCACGCGACGGGCTACGACCTGAACGGCAACCCGGGCGGCAACTTCTTCACGCCGCCGACCGGCGTGGCCGGCGCGGCGGCGGCCCTCAGGATGGACGCGACGCTGATGGCCAACCCGTCGCTGGTGGCGGCGGCGGGCATCCCGTCGTCGGGTGACAACCAGGTGGCGCGCAAGCTGGCCGACCTGCGCGATGCCTCGATCGTCAACGGCGACACCCCGGCCGAGGCGTGGACGGCGCTGGTGTACGACGTCGGCAGCGACGTCAGCCGCGCCGAGGCCGAGCAGGCGAGCCGCCAGGAGATCGTCAACCAGATCGAGCAGCTGCGCGACAGCGTGTCGGGCGTGTCGATCGACGAGGAGGCCGCGATGATGCTGCGCTACCAGCGCGCCTACGAGGCCAATGCGCGGTTCTTCTCGGTGATCGACCAGACCATCGAGACGTTGCTGTCCCTGAAGCGTTAG
- the flgM gene encoding flagellar biosynthesis anti-sigma factor FlgM yields MKIQGDRPSGAQDAGQTQQVQKAAPQRAQDARGKAEGGDRVEVSADARLLGKAVDAANKAPEIRQDVVDRAKAKLAAGQVGNDAGRLADRLIDSLLSK; encoded by the coding sequence ATGAAGATTCAGGGCGATCGCCCCTCGGGCGCACAGGACGCAGGCCAGACCCAGCAGGTCCAGAAGGCTGCGCCGCAGCGGGCGCAGGACGCTCGCGGCAAGGCGGAGGGCGGGGACCGGGTAGAGGTCTCGGCTGATGCACGCCTGCTCGGCAAGGCGGTGGATGCCGCCAACAAGGCCCCGGAGATTCGGCAGGACGTCGTTGACCGTGCCAAGGCCAAGCTGGCGGCCGGGCAGGTCGGCAACGATGCCGGCCGACTCGCGGACCGCCTGATCGACAGTCTGCTGTCGAAATAG
- a CDS encoding M23 family metallopeptidase, translating to MAVDTRTPSLTLPAPGPDRLTALDGQATPAAEREKLSELAAQFESMLMLEMIKQMRKSLLDEEGQGEGLGNETYSSTIDSELAMHLARAGGMGLTPMLVQAWERQQAAVAPGTVLPRTEGLPVSGQGAPSLTAPATTTGGRAGNLTATPAAVSVVRPMPGSTASAMGDVSSELSLEMSGRVSSGYGWRADPFKGQSKFHGGIDLAARYGTDVPAAAAGTVVTAQEQGGYGLTVVVRHANGFESRYAHLSSLDVKAGDTVAQGQQVGRVGSTGRSTGPHLHFEVTQAGRRVDPEQFVRNLTSDIKGQ from the coding sequence ATGGCCGTCGACACCCGCACCCCGTCGCTCACGCTGCCCGCGCCCGGGCCCGATCGCCTCACGGCGCTCGATGGCCAGGCGACGCCGGCGGCCGAGCGGGAGAAGCTGTCCGAGCTCGCCGCGCAGTTCGAGTCGATGCTGATGCTCGAGATGATCAAGCAGATGCGCAAGTCGCTGCTCGACGAGGAAGGCCAGGGTGAGGGCCTCGGCAACGAGACCTACAGCTCGACGATCGACAGCGAACTGGCGATGCACCTGGCCAGGGCCGGCGGCATGGGCCTCACGCCGATGCTGGTGCAGGCGTGGGAGCGACAGCAGGCGGCGGTCGCGCCCGGCACGGTGCTGCCGCGAACCGAGGGCCTGCCCGTGTCCGGCCAGGGGGCTCCGTCGTTGACCGCGCCGGCGACGACCACCGGTGGCCGTGCCGGCAACCTGACCGCAACGCCTGCCGCGGTGTCGGTTGTCCGACCCATGCCCGGGTCGACAGCATCGGCCATGGGTGACGTGTCGAGCGAGCTTTCGCTCGAAATGTCCGGGCGGGTGAGCTCCGGTTACGGCTGGCGCGCCGATCCGTTCAAGGGACAGTCGAAGTTCCACGGCGGCATCGACCTTGCAGCGAGGTATGGCACCGACGTGCCCGCCGCTGCGGCCGGCACGGTGGTCACGGCCCAGGAACAGGGCGGCTACGGCCTGACGGTCGTCGTCAGGCACGCCAATGGATTCGAGTCACGGTACGCGCACCTCTCCTCGCTGGACGTCAAGGCGGGGGACACCGTGGCGCAGGGGCAGCAGGTCGGACGGGTCGGCAGCACCGGCCGGTCGACCGGGCCGCACCTGCATTTCGAGGTGACGCAGGCAGGGCGCCGGGTGGACCCGGAGCAGTTCGTCAGGAATTTGACGAGTGACATTAAAGGTCAGTGA
- a CDS encoding flagellar basal body P-ring protein FlgI, protein MVAMLVAGAVPLGARSANTMRIKDVASLVGVRPTPLIGYGLVIGLNRTGDKRQTLFSNLSLANTLERFGVVVTPEMMKVENVAAVLVSAELPPFARPGVRLDITVSSIGDARSLQGGTLVPTPLRGTDGQVVALAQGPLTLGGFGAGNAANGVQVNHLTAGRVPGGGLVQVQPRGAVPDGDQVMLALNAPDFSTASRLAAVVDQALGTGSARAIDPATVTITVPAHYKGNIPELMARIEPLPVESDAPARVVINERTGTVVVGAQVTLGAAAVAHGSLAVRISTQFDVSQPNPSWGPSRGQTVVVPNQQVDVKERETRLIALEEGVTLDAVVRALNSLGVTPRDIIAIVQALKAAGSLRAEIVVI, encoded by the coding sequence ATGGTGGCGATGCTGGTGGCGGGCGCGGTCCCCCTCGGTGCGCGCAGCGCCAACACCATGCGGATCAAGGACGTCGCCTCCCTGGTCGGCGTCAGGCCGACGCCGCTCATCGGATACGGCCTGGTGATCGGCCTGAACCGGACCGGCGACAAGCGCCAGACGCTGTTCTCGAACCTGTCGCTGGCCAACACCCTCGAGCGCTTCGGCGTGGTCGTGACACCCGAGATGATGAAGGTCGAGAACGTCGCGGCGGTGCTGGTGAGCGCCGAGTTGCCGCCGTTTGCGCGGCCCGGCGTGCGCCTCGACATCACGGTGTCGTCGATCGGCGACGCCCGCAGCCTGCAGGGCGGCACGCTGGTGCCGACGCCGCTGCGCGGCACCGACGGCCAGGTGGTGGCGCTGGCGCAGGGTCCGCTCACCCTCGGCGGGTTCGGCGCCGGCAACGCCGCCAACGGCGTCCAGGTGAATCACCTGACGGCCGGCCGGGTGCCCGGCGGCGGCCTCGTCCAGGTGCAGCCACGGGGCGCGGTGCCCGACGGCGATCAGGTGATGCTCGCGCTCAACGCGCCGGATTTCTCGACGGCCTCGCGGCTGGCCGCCGTCGTCGACCAGGCACTGGGCACCGGCTCGGCCCGGGCCATCGACCCGGCCACCGTGACCATCACCGTGCCGGCGCACTACAAGGGCAACATCCCGGAGTTGATGGCGCGCATCGAGCCGTTGCCCGTGGAGTCGGACGCGCCGGCCCGGGTCGTCATCAACGAACGGACCGGCACGGTCGTCGTCGGCGCGCAGGTGACGCTGGGCGCCGCGGCGGTGGCCCATGGTTCGCTGGCGGTGCGCATCTCGACGCAGTTCGACGTGTCGCAGCCCAACCCGTCGTGGGGCCCGAGTCGCGGGCAGACCGTCGTCGTGCCCAATCAGCAGGTGGACGTCAAGGAGCGCGAGACGCGCCTGATCGCGCTCGAGGAAGGCGTGACGCTCGACGCGGTCGTGCGCGCCCTCAACTCGCTCGGCGTGACCCCGCGCGACATCATCGCCATCGTCCAGGCGCTCAAGGCCGCCGGCTCGCTGCGCGCGGAGATCGTCGTCATCTAG
- a CDS encoding flagellar basal body L-ring protein FlgH has product MPRSSFVLALCASVVLASGAAAQTQTPLPTKPSNNAYDAAVARHLETARMLARATVSPASDEASIDWISGLTSDRRASRVNDLITIRVIENIESSATADSALDKEGRGTAGVPTLFGLETKFPSSVDPANLMSTNSETSFKGSGTTTRTSMLTATMTARVSEVLPNGDLMLESVKELDLNGERQVVVLTGVVRAQDLRRNNQVQSTQIANLRIQYYGRGLMKDNLKPGWLVRIMNKIF; this is encoded by the coding sequence ATGCCTCGTAGCTCCTTCGTCCTCGCCCTGTGCGCCAGTGTCGTCCTGGCCAGCGGCGCCGCCGCACAGACGCAGACGCCCCTGCCGACCAAGCCGTCCAACAACGCGTACGACGCGGCCGTCGCCCGTCACCTCGAGACGGCCAGGATGCTGGCGCGCGCCACGGTGTCGCCGGCCAGCGACGAGGCCTCGATCGACTGGATCAGCGGCCTCACCTCGGACCGTCGCGCCTCGCGCGTCAACGACCTGATCACCATCCGGGTCATCGAGAACATCGAGTCGTCGGCAACGGCCGATTCGGCGCTCGACAAGGAGGGCCGGGGCACCGCGGGCGTCCCGACCCTGTTCGGCCTCGAGACCAAGTTCCCCTCGTCGGTGGACCCCGCGAACCTGATGAGCACCAACAGCGAGACGTCGTTCAAGGGCAGCGGCACGACGACGCGCACCAGCATGCTCACGGCGACGATGACGGCGCGCGTCAGCGAGGTGCTCCCCAATGGCGACCTGATGCTCGAGAGCGTCAAGGAACTCGACCTCAACGGCGAGCGACAGGTCGTCGTCCTGACCGGCGTGGTGCGCGCCCAGGACCTGCGTCGCAACAACCAGGTGCAGTCCACCCAGATCGCCAACCTGCGCATCCAGTACTACGGGCGCGGGCTGATGAAGGACAACCTGAAGCCGGGCTGGCTGGTCCGGATCATGAACAAGATCTTCTAG
- the flgA gene encoding flagellar basal body P-ring formation chaperone FlgA translates to MAAVVLAVLSLAAPLGAQPAGDLEAAVAAATQAVREAFGGEAEVTITAPVLTLAPGAGPIVRAVPEPASRTGGPVRFVLFGDEHATPARVGRLGAVVHVVAPHVRARQKVAAGEALTADALEGVRDDVGRQPLSPLPTLEAVRGLTTRKALQAGEVVTRLAAVVPALVNSGDEVVTIARVGALEVRGRAIAAQSGTLGQTVIVVNPDSKKRLRGRVVAEALVEVLHAS, encoded by the coding sequence ATGGCCGCCGTCGTCCTCGCGGTCCTGTCGCTGGCCGCGCCGCTCGGCGCGCAGCCCGCCGGCGACCTCGAGGCCGCCGTCGCGGCTGCGACGCAGGCGGTGCGCGAGGCGTTCGGCGGCGAGGCGGAGGTGACGATCACCGCGCCGGTGCTGACGCTGGCGCCGGGCGCCGGGCCGATCGTGCGAGCGGTCCCCGAACCGGCCAGCCGCACCGGCGGCCCGGTCCGCTTCGTGCTGTTCGGCGACGAGCACGCCACGCCGGCGCGGGTCGGACGACTCGGCGCGGTGGTGCATGTGGTGGCGCCGCACGTGCGGGCCCGGCAGAAGGTCGCGGCCGGCGAGGCGCTGACCGCAGATGCGCTGGAAGGCGTGCGCGATGACGTCGGTCGGCAGCCGCTCTCGCCGCTGCCCACGCTCGAGGCGGTGCGCGGCCTCACGACGCGCAAGGCACTGCAGGCCGGCGAGGTGGTGACGCGCCTCGCCGCCGTGGTGCCGGCGCTGGTCAACTCCGGCGACGAGGTCGTCACCATCGCGCGTGTCGGCGCGCTCGAAGTTCGCGGACGCGCCATCGCGGCGCAGTCCGGCACCCTGGGGCAGACCGTGATCGTGGTCAACCCGGACAGCAAGAAGCGCCTGCGCGGCCGTGTCGTGGCCGAGGCGCTCGTGGAGGTCCTCCATGCCTCGTAG
- the flgG gene encoding flagellar basal-body rod protein FlgG — MIRAMYTAASGMNAQQANIDNIAHNLANVNTSGFKKSRVEFEDLVYQQVNAPGAATNATAEAPVGIELGLGAKPVAIARDFASGNLRATNSPYDVAIEGRGFLQVTLPDGQTAYTRSGNLHMNQEGSLVTSEGYMLEPSITIPSNAVSVTISKDGIVSATLAGESAPQQVGTIQIAAFQNPAGLHAMGANLFTVTTASGDAITGLPGTDGLGTLQQGFLEESNVSIVEEMVNMILGQRAYEANSKVIRTADEMLSQVNNLAR, encoded by the coding sequence ATGATTCGAGCGATGTACACCGCCGCGAGTGGCATGAATGCGCAGCAGGCCAACATCGACAACATCGCGCACAACCTGGCCAACGTGAACACGTCGGGGTTCAAGAAGAGCCGCGTCGAGTTCGAGGACCTGGTGTACCAGCAGGTGAACGCCCCCGGCGCCGCGACCAACGCCACCGCCGAGGCCCCGGTCGGCATCGAGCTCGGACTCGGCGCCAAGCCCGTGGCCATCGCCCGTGACTTCGCGTCGGGCAACCTGCGCGCGACCAACTCGCCCTACGACGTGGCCATCGAGGGCCGCGGCTTCCTGCAGGTGACCCTGCCGGACGGGCAGACGGCCTACACGCGCTCGGGCAACCTCCACATGAACCAGGAGGGTTCGCTGGTGACCAGCGAAGGCTACATGCTCGAGCCCTCGATCACCATCCCGTCGAACGCGGTCTCGGTGACCATCTCGAAGGACGGCATCGTGTCGGCCACCCTGGCCGGCGAGAGCGCGCCGCAGCAGGTGGGCACCATCCAGATCGCGGCGTTCCAGAACCCGGCCGGCCTGCACGCCATGGGCGCCAACCTGTTCACGGTCACCACGGCGTCGGGCGACGCGATCACCGGCCTGCCGGGCACCGACGGCCTCGGCACGCTGCAGCAGGGGTTCCTCGAGGAATCCAACGTCAGCATCGTCGAGGAGATGGTCAACATGATCCTCGGCCAGCGTGCCTACGAGGCCAACTCGAAGGTGATTCGCACCGCCGACGAGATGCTCTCCCAGGTGAACAACCTTGCCCGCTGA
- a CDS encoding flagellar hook-basal body protein — MAGGTYAALSGLQTRMEQLDRLAADIANAKTAGYKSERVTTNAAERPSFGKALQAAIDVTPGPGHLDFRPGSMEKTGRDLDFAIEGKGFFVVDTPQGARYTRNGNFQLAADGTVTTADGHPVQTANGPLKVARGASGPVSVSDDGTVSVGTQTVGKFRVVDFGDYSELQREELGRFRAPASAQPTDADVSVRSGVLEASNVSVVDRMVALTEVARGFEALQRGLNILSTELDGRAITELGRR; from the coding sequence ATGGCAGGTGGCACTTACGCAGCGCTGAGTGGATTGCAGACGCGGATGGAGCAGCTCGATCGGCTCGCCGCGGACATCGCCAACGCCAAGACCGCCGGATACAAGTCCGAGCGGGTCACCACGAACGCCGCCGAACGCCCCTCGTTCGGCAAGGCCCTGCAGGCCGCCATCGACGTGACGCCGGGACCGGGGCACCTCGACTTCCGCCCCGGCTCGATGGAGAAGACCGGACGGGACCTCGATTTCGCGATCGAGGGCAAGGGCTTCTTCGTCGTCGACACCCCGCAGGGCGCGCGCTACACCCGCAACGGCAACTTCCAGCTCGCCGCCGACGGCACGGTGACCACCGCCGACGGCCATCCGGTGCAGACCGCCAACGGGCCGCTCAAGGTCGCCAGGGGCGCCAGTGGACCGGTGAGTGTCTCCGACGATGGCACCGTGAGCGTCGGGACGCAGACAGTGGGGAAGTTCCGCGTCGTGGACTTCGGCGACTACTCGGAACTCCAGCGTGAGGAACTCGGGCGCTTCCGCGCGCCGGCCTCGGCGCAGCCCACCGACGCCGACGTCTCGGTGCGGTCGGGCGTGCTCGAGGCCTCCAACGTCTCGGTGGTCGACCGGATGGTCGCCCTCACCGAGGTCGCCCGCGGCTTCGAGGCGTTGCAGCGGGGGCTGAACATCCTCAGCACGGAACTCGACGGCCGCGCCATCACGGAGTTGGGGCGACGGTGA
- a CDS encoding flagellar motor switch protein FliN → MGDTKSLLDALATNLGESLGAMTGTAVRTMPTVGGATVDWQVPVQVGGSAVGTVWVGLSQDGATQLVAAILGDPSLVTDADIVDTLKELLGQAAGAHVHGEGKGLTLTVDAPGPGATPLMPDAQYYDLMVGAADPIRLVAWGRTIAGLAPEPARPAAAAMPAPPAAPPAPVPVAAAMPPPRNLDVVLDIELPITVRFGETQMTLENLARLGPGSMIDLARSPDDPVDLLVNGHLVARGQVVVVSGCYGVRVNEVVSPADRLRSLQM, encoded by the coding sequence ATGGGTGACACCAAGTCCCTCCTCGACGCCCTCGCCACCAACCTCGGCGAGTCGCTCGGCGCGATGACCGGCACGGCGGTGCGCACCATGCCGACGGTCGGCGGGGCGACCGTCGACTGGCAGGTGCCGGTGCAGGTCGGCGGCAGCGCCGTCGGCACCGTGTGGGTCGGGCTGAGCCAGGACGGCGCCACGCAACTGGTCGCCGCCATCCTGGGCGATCCCAGCCTGGTCACCGACGCCGACATCGTCGACACGCTCAAGGAGCTCCTCGGCCAGGCGGCCGGGGCGCACGTGCACGGCGAGGGCAAGGGGCTCACCCTCACGGTCGACGCACCCGGGCCGGGCGCGACGCCGCTGATGCCCGACGCCCAGTACTACGACCTGATGGTCGGGGCGGCCGACCCGATCCGCCTGGTGGCCTGGGGCCGCACCATCGCCGGCCTGGCCCCGGAGCCGGCGCGCCCCGCGGCAGCGGCGATGCCCGCGCCGCCGGCGGCGCCGCCGGCACCGGTCCCGGTGGCCGCCGCCATGCCGCCGCCGCGCAACCTCGACGTCGTGCTCGACATCGAACTGCCGATCACGGTGCGTTTCGGCGAGACGCAGATGACGCTCGAGAACCTGGCCCGCCTCGGGCCGGGGTCGATGATCGACCTCGCACGTTCTCCCGACGATCCGGTCGACCTCCTGGTCAACGGCCACCTCGTGGCTCGCGGACAGGTCGTGGTGGTGTCGGGATGCTACGGCGTGCGCGTCAACGAGGTGGTCAGCCCCGCCGACCGCCTCCGCAGCCTGCAGATGTAG
- the fliM gene encoding flagellar motor switch protein FliM, protein MSKILSQDEIDALLTSAADLEKAAVNDLPLEGESVIVYNFRRPDRVNKEQIRSLHFLHDRFARNISTSLSAYLRTVTDVNVTSVEQFTYSEFLMSLPDPTAFYAISLTPLEGLGALELNPSVAFSMIDRMLGGSGKGMAPTRGLTEIEHNVIDGVVKLVLEHLTETWRNIVDVRFRVNGRDTRPQMLQVAAPNEVVVLIGFDIKIGDARGMLNFCLPATAIETVGDSFTHTWYRTHREPTMDDRQQFWRTLGHLPVDVSATVETTLPARDVLDLEPGDVIALGHRLGDPLQVRVCDTVKFEAFPMQDNGHAGVRLLHQVSSATHPEAVNG, encoded by the coding sequence GTGAGCAAGATCCTTTCCCAGGACGAGATCGACGCGCTGTTGACGTCGGCCGCGGACCTGGAGAAGGCGGCGGTCAACGACCTGCCCCTCGAGGGCGAGTCGGTCATCGTCTACAACTTCCGCCGCCCCGACCGGGTCAACAAGGAACAGATCCGGTCGCTCCACTTCCTGCACGACCGCTTCGCGCGCAACATCTCGACGTCGCTCTCGGCGTACCTGCGCACCGTCACCGACGTCAACGTCACCTCGGTGGAGCAGTTCACGTACTCCGAGTTCCTGATGTCGCTGCCCGATCCCACGGCGTTCTATGCCATCTCCCTGACCCCCCTCGAGGGGCTCGGGGCGCTGGAGCTCAATCCGTCGGTGGCCTTCTCGATGATCGACCGGATGCTCGGCGGATCGGGGAAGGGTATGGCGCCGACGCGCGGATTGACCGAGATCGAACACAACGTGATCGACGGCGTGGTCAAGCTGGTGCTCGAGCACCTCACCGAGACGTGGCGCAACATCGTCGACGTCCGCTTCCGGGTCAATGGTCGGGACACCCGTCCCCAGATGCTGCAGGTGGCGGCCCCGAATGAAGTCGTCGTCCTCATCGGCTTCGACATCAAGATCGGCGACGCCCGCGGAATGTTGAATTTCTGCCTGCCGGCCACCGCCATCGAGACCGTCGGCGACTCGTTCACCCACACCTGGTACCGCACCCACCGCGAGCCGACCATGGACGACCGGCAGCAGTTCTGGCGCACGCTGGGCCACCTGCCGGTGGACGTCTCGGCCACCGTGGAGACGACCCTGCCGGCCCGCGACGTGCTCGACCTCGAGCCCGGCGACGTCATCGCCCTCGGCCATCGCCTTGGCGATCCGCTGCAGGTCCGGGTGTGCGACACCGTGAAGTTCGAGGCCTTCCCGATGCAGGACAACGGCCACGCCGGCGTCCGGCTGCTGCACCAGGTGTCCAGCGCGACCCACCCGGAGGCCGTCAATGGGTGA